GAGATCAACCGAGGTGGTGGGCTTCTTGGAAATCCCCTGCAATTGATTCTCCTCAATAACCAGAGTACCGCTATCGGATCCGATCGTGCCGCGCGGGAGGCCCATAAAAGTGGTGTTGTTGCGATCCTGGGTGCCTCCTGGAGCGACCATTCTTTGGCGATTGCCCCGGTTGCCCAGAAGGCCGGCATTCCAATGGTGAGCAATTATTCCACCAATCCCCACTTGACCAAGGTCGGCGATTTTATTTTCCGCGTCTGCTACGTCGACACCTTTCAGGCCAAGGTCATGGCACGGTTTGCCTATGGGAACTTGGGAATTCGCCGCATCGTCTCCCTGTATGAGAGTGGCAATGAATACAGTTCTGGCTTGAGCCGTGATTTTAGCATCGCCTTCCGGAAGACGGGTGGGACAATGCTCGACGCCCTGCCTTATCTGAAAGACTCCCTCGATTATTCAGAGATCTTGTCGCAGGTCAAAAAGCTTAGTCCTCAGGCGATTTATATCCCGGGCTATGAAAAAGAGGTTGGCCTTATTATTAAACAGGCGAAGAAGATGGGGATTGATGTTCCTTTTTTAGGTGGGGATGGATGGGGGGATACCTTGCCCCGATATCTGGGAGGGGTGATGAAAGAGGGGTATGAGGTCAAGCCCTGGAGTCCGGAACTCAAGGATCGTCTTAGCCGGAATTTTATTGCATCCTATGAAAAGGAGTATGGTGAAGTTGTCGGATTAAGCGGTGGTGGTGCGGCCCTCGCTTATGATGCCGTTATGCTGATTGCCGATGCGATTCGTCGCGCGAAATCAGTTGATCCCAAAGAAATACGTTTAGCCCTGGCCAACACAAAATCTTTTCGTGGGGTGACGGGAACCCTTCGCTTCGATGGCAAACAGGATCCGGAGCGTGGCGTGGTGATTAACCGCTATTTTCGCAGCGCTAAACCGGCCTTTTTTATGAAAGTCGGTCCGTGAGAAACTTGACAAAAAACAATATTAAGAAGAATGAATTGCAAATTTGCTTTCTAGGGTGTGTTGAAAAATGGCTTTTGGGGACTGTTGAAAAATGCCCAGCGGTTCGACAAGCTCACCGTCCTGAGCAAAGTCGAAGGAATGCAAGGCACCCCGAGGAGCCGCGACGCAGGTGTACTTGAGGGTACGTCGAGGAGCCGGCGACGAGGGGAACGCAGCAGATGGCATTTTTCAACAGTCCCTTCTACTGTTTTTGCGAAGGCCAATAGAGATTGGCACGGTCGCCAAGTGGTAAGGCGGAAGTCTGCAAAACTTCTATACCGGGGTTCGATTCCCCGCCGTGCCTCACTCCCAGACCCTCTTGTTCGAACCGACAAAGCAGGGTGGTCTTACGAAGCCAGCCGCCTCTTTCTCTCTTTTTGAATCTCAAAGGAATCGCCTTCGGAGAGAATACGAATCGTTCCATGCTGATCGCTTCTGAAGATCGGGATCTCAAGTTGTTCTAGACGGTTCAGGATGGTGGGGGCAGGATGCCCATAATCATTATCCGCTCCGACCGAAATAACGGCATTTTCGGGGCGAGTTGTTTTGAGAAAATATTCTGAGTTGCTTGTTTCGCTCCCATGATGCGATAGATGCAGGACATCGATATCTCCCACAATCTCTGCGACATGATCCTCAAGATTCTTGGTTGGATAACCGCCGGGTGAGCCTCCTCCCGGCAGATCACCGAGCGTCAGGTACTCAAAATCACCGTAAGTAACCAAAACTCCTATAGAGGCGGCGTTTTCTTCATCAGGGTTTAGGTGAACTTGTTTCCCATCTACGTATTGTCCATTCACAATGATGATTTGTGCCGAGGCCCCATCACCAAGATCGAATGATTCTCCGGGTACCGCCTCCTGCTGTCGGTCGCCGGCCAGCCTAAGATATTCGGTGAAGAGGGGATGGTCTTGATCGGTTATCATTCCGCGATCAATCAGGGTCGGCGGATTAGAAAAGGATTCGAGCAGTCCCGGAACGCCTCCGATGTGATCGATATCGTAATGGGAGAGAAGGATCCAATCTGGTTCTATAATCCCTTCTCTCAAAAAGATTTGACGAATAATTTTGTCACTCCCCTCGGGGCCTCCGTCAATGAGGAGAGAGCGGCGATTCGGGCCGATCACGAGCGTGGCATCGCCTTGCCCGACATCGATCGCTATAATTTTGAGAGGGGGATCGCTTTTTACAACAATCTCATCCGATCGTGAGACCTCCTCAAACGGATTTTCAAGGGAGAGAATAGGTGAACAACTAGTTAAGAGAAAGATAGCTAAGAAAAGATGTTTCATTCCCTTGCCAATTTGCAAAAGTGAGGCCGTACAGTAGCCGAGCGGGTCCTGCCCCTCCTCACCCCCATCCGACGGCTTCCCTCGCTTACGCTCGGTCCAGGCGCTCGATGGGGGTCCCCCAGTCGGGTCACCCACTCGGTAAAGATCGACCGATTTTCGAATGGACGGTTCTACAGATCGGTCGGATGGCGACGGATTTTTTTAGTTTTAGGACAATTTCGAATGGCATCGTTATTGCTGTAGGCTGACAGCGATGCGTCTTCTCCTTCTTGGTTTTTTTCTTTTGTCCCTTGCTTCCCCCGTTTGGGGAAAGACTCCTTCTCTTTCGGAACTCCATCAGGAGACACTCCGGGTTGCAGGTTATGATCGGCACGAGATTTACGAGTGGAAGCAGAAATCCCGTTGGGCGGCCGCCTTGCCGCGACTTCAGGTCGGTTTTGACCGTCAACTGAAGGATGTTGTGAAGCTTACAACCGAAGATACTGTTTCGGTCTCCGGTGGGTCGGTGCAGGTTGGTCCTGATGAAAACAAATTTGACCAGGATTTTCAGCAGGGGTTCGGTATTGATGTTCGGGCAGTCTGGTATCTCGACCAACTGGTTTTCAGTGAAAATCGGATCGAGGTGAGTCGTGAGACAAGGAGTTGGATTCAAGAGAGGGGGAG
This portion of the Deltaproteobacteria bacterium genome encodes:
- a CDS encoding ABC transporter substrate-binding protein yields the protein MRKRRGLFFITIFISLINLQEVCAGEEIKIAAIFAVTGRASGSNFYDLRGAELAAKEINRGGGLLGNPLQLILLNNQSTAIGSDRAAREAHKSGVVAILGASWSDHSLAIAPVAQKAGIPMVSNYSTNPHLTKVGDFIFRVCYVDTFQAKVMARFAYGNLGIRRIVSLYESGNEYSSGLSRDFSIAFRKTGGTMLDALPYLKDSLDYSEILSQVKKLSPQAIYIPGYEKEVGLIIKQAKKMGIDVPFLGGDGWGDTLPRYLGGVMKEGYEVKPWSPELKDRLSRNFIASYEKEYGEVVGLSGGGAALAYDAVMLIADAIRRAKSVDPKEIRLALANTKSFRGVTGTLRFDGKQDPERGVVINRYFRSAKPAFFMKVGP
- a CDS encoding MBL fold metallo-hydrolase, producing MGDPTGGPPSSAWTERKRGKPSDGGEEGQDPLGYCTASLLQIGKGMKHLFLAIFLLTSCSPILSLENPFEEVSRSDEIVVKSDPPLKIIAIDVGQGDATLVIGPNRRSLLIDGGPEGSDKIIRQIFLREGIIEPDWILLSHYDIDHIGGVPGLLESFSNPPTLIDRGMITDQDHPLFTEYLRLAGDRQQEAVPGESFDLGDGASAQIIIVNGQYVDGKQVHLNPDEENAASIGVLVTYGDFEYLTLGDLPGGGSPGGYPTKNLEDHVAEIVGDIDVLHLSHHGSETSNSEYFLKTTRPENAVISVGADNDYGHPAPTILNRLEQLEIPIFRSDQHGTIRILSEGDSFEIQKERKRRLAS